The DNA window TTGCCCATCGAATCCTTGTGGCCCAGCGCGCCTTCCAGCACGTAGCTGATGATCTCCATGTCGCGGTGACCATGCTGGCCAAAGCCCTGCCCGGCAGCGACCTTGTCCTCGTTGATCACCCGCAGCGGTCCCCAGTGGACGTGCTGGTCGTCGAAGTAATTGGCGAAGGAAAAGCTGTGCCAGGAATCCAGCCAACCGTGGTTGGCGTGGCCGCGTTCGCGGGCGGGGCGCAGGGTGATCATGGGGCTGACTCCAGTGGTGGAAACGTGGGGAGGATCATCCATTGTTTCGTTTTCGGGATAAATATGGCGAACTGTCACAGGTTGTTCTACTGGCGAAACTAATGCTCCGCCACGCCAGGCTCGCCTTGTAGGAGGGGCTGACCAGACATGCGTCTGTTAAAGGCCAGCCCCGAAGCCAGGAACCCAAGCCGCATTCCACATCCACACTCAGTCCCCAGGTCGACATAAGAACTTTGCAATGGCAGGTAATCGGGTCTCTCCGAGTTTCCTGGCTTCGGGGCTGGTTTTAAACAGACGCATGTCTGGTTAAGCCCCCTCCTACAGGATCCGGCCTTGCCTGCCTGCGCGCGATCCTGCGCGCGCGCTTGCGACGGCCCGTCGCAAGCGCGTGATCGGCGCTTCCTTTAAACTTGTCACGTTTCCTGTCTCGTATCGCGTGCCATGCCCTTTGTCGTCACCGAGAACTGCATCAAGTGCAAGTACACCGACTGCGTGGAAGTCTGTCCGGTGGACTGCTTCCACGAAGGTCCCAATTTCCTGGTGATCGACCCGGACGAATGCATCGACTGCACCTTGTGCGAGCCGGAGTGCCCGATCAACGCGATCTATCCGGAAGACGATGTACCGGCGGGCCAGGAGGCGTACGTGGCTTTGAATGCTGAGCTGTCCAAGGCCTGGCCGGTGATCACCACCCGCAAGGAACCCCTGCCGGAAGCGGCCGAG is part of the Pseudoxanthomonas indica genome and encodes:
- the fdxA gene encoding ferredoxin FdxA: MPFVVTENCIKCKYTDCVEVCPVDCFHEGPNFLVIDPDECIDCTLCEPECPINAIYPEDDVPAGQEAYVALNAELSKAWPVITTRKEPLPEAAEWDGKPDKLPLLER